ttttgttgttgtaggGGGGCAGCGGTGTTTGCTGGGAGATTCTACCGCTAAGAAATTAGGAGTGCTCAGAGTCGGTTTGAATGACAACAGCGTGGAAGCAAAGCCGTTCACGAAGATCAAGGAATTCAGATCACATATTCGCATCGACCCTCAGGCCGTGCCAGTGTTTCAGCCAATGCGGAGGATTCCTATCCTACTAGATGAGATGTTGAGTCGTGACATAATCGAAATTAAGACAGGTCCTACAACGTGGGTATCACCATTAGTTGTGGTCGGTAAGGCCAATGGGGAACCCCGTTTATGCCTCGACTTGCGCCGCGTAAACGAAGCGGTACTGCGTGCACATCACCCCATGCCTGTTATCGAGGATTATTTGGCGAAACTCGGAAGAGGCCGTTTGTGGAGCAAGCTAGACATTAAGGAAGCGTTTCTTCAAGTCGAGCTCGACGAGGCGTCTCGTGATGCAACTACTTTCATCACTGTGCGAGGTCTTTTCTGCTTCAAGCGTTTGCCGTTTGGTTTGGTGACGGTACCAGAACTGTTTCAAAAGACGATGGACGAAACTCTCAGTGGCTGCATTGGTATCTCGATGATCGTTGAGGGGCAGAATCTTAATGTACACGATGAACGGCTAAACAAGGTAATGTAATATCTTGATACGAATGAAGCAAATAGTTTACATAGAGAAAGTtgttgttctttttcttttcgtgTGTTCTCTTGTGATTGCAGGTTCTATCTCGACTGAATGATCGAGGTGTAGAACTCAATTGGGACAAATGCCAACTGAGGGTGGCTGAACTCGACTTCTTGGGGCACAAAATTGCTCAAGGCGGAATTAGGCCTTCAAAAGTTAAAACACATGCTATATTGTCGTTCAGAGAACCTAGCAACGAAGCGGAAGTTCGTAGTTTCCTTGGGCTCGCCAATTATtcctttatttctttatttcttttctttaacCCATCTGACTCACACTTGGTCTTAatgattttcttaaaactaAACGACACTACTAAATCAAAATACAATGgtccaacaaaataaaacaatacaaaGATTTCATCTACGAGTGAGTCGTCTGTAAAAGGTGTCCGAAGAGATATTAAAGTCGAATAAGTCGAACACATCATTGAAACGGACTGACATAAAACGAACAGGATTGTGCAACGCATAGTTCACACTGCGTCCCTCAAGATACAAAAAGTTTCTGGTACGAAGAATACGTTCAGGCGCATACATATTAATTTGCTCCAACAGTGCAGGGCAGTCGATTTCTCCGGTCAAAAGTTTGGCGACAAACATAGCCTGAGCGTTGAAACGTCTCCTTTCCAGCGTCTCCAGTCCCAAGAGTTGGCAACGAGCCTCGTACGGTGGCAAGTTTAGTGGATCCCGCCACGGAAGATTCCGGAGAGCATGTCGCACAAATTTCCGCTGAATAGACTCAATCCTACAAATCCAGTTAGTTTGAAACGGGCACCAGACAACTGCACTAAACTCCAGTGTAGATCGAACTAGCGAGCAGTATAGAGATCGAAGACAGTGTGGATCACGAAATTCACTTGTAATTTTATGAACGAATCCCAACTGCCGGTTGGCTTTAGCAATAATTTCGTTGAAGTGCAGTCGGAAACTGAGCGCATTATCAAGGGTCACTCCAAGGTCACGGATGTGGCTCACTCGCGACAGAACTTGACCAGAAATGGAGTAGTTAAACACTATTGGCTTGAGCTTCCGGTGAAACGAAATAGTGCTGCATTTCGAGATACTGAGCGACATCATATTCCTCAAGCACCA
The Toxorhynchites rutilus septentrionalis strain SRP chromosome 2, ASM2978413v1, whole genome shotgun sequence genome window above contains:
- the LOC129765814 gene encoding uncharacterized protein K02A2.6-like; amino-acid sequence: MLVDSGADANLVTEDAWETFEKQRISVVSSTRGSTRVLRAYGSQNVLTIRGSFVADIVIGENRVQVEFFVVVGGQRCLLGDSTAKKLGVLRVGLNDNSVEAKPFTKIKEFRSHIRIDPQAVPVFQPMRRIPILLDEMLSRDIIEIKTGPTTWVSPLVVVGKANGEPRLCLDLRRVNEAVLRAHHPMPVIEDYLAKLGRGRLWSKLDIKEAFLQVELDEASRDATTFITVRGLFCFKRLPFGLVTVPELFQKTMDETLSGCIGISMIVEGQNLNVHDERLNKVM